One window of Streptomyces sp. NBC_00273 genomic DNA carries:
- the dnaA gene encoding chromosomal replication initiator protein DnaA produces MADVPADLAAVWPRVLEKLLGEGQPGIEPKDKQWVERCQPLALVADTALLAVPNEWGKRVLEGRLAPLISDALSRECGRPIRIAITVDDSAGEPAPPAPPVQQQGGYEPYGGQRPGDDQLPTARPAYPDYQQQRPEPGAWPRGGQQDDYGWQQPRLGGFPERDPYASPQPGYLQQPEPSGYDQGSYEQQKYEQSAYEAQQKHQSHQYEQQPYEPQQYEQPAPRQAPGRPAAPPSPSGGSTSGPLEPTARLNPKYLFDTFVIGASNRFAHAAAVAVAEAPAKAYNPLFVYGESGLGKTHLLHAIGHYARSLYPGTRVRYVSSEEFTNEFINSIRDGKGDAFRKRYREMDILLVDDIQFLASKESTQEEFFHTFNTLHNANKQIVLSSDRPPKQLVTLEDRLRNRFEWGLITDVQPPELETRIAILRKKAVQEQLNAPPEVLEFIASRISRNIRELEGALIRVTAFASLNRQPVDLGLTEDVLKNLIPGGEDSAPEITASDIMAATADYFGLTVDDLCGSSRSRVLVTARQIAMYLCRELTDLSLPKIGAQFGGRDHTTVMHADRKIRALMAERRSIYNQVTELTNRIKNA; encoded by the coding sequence CAAGCAGTGGGTCGAGCGGTGTCAGCCCCTGGCACTCGTCGCCGACACCGCACTGCTGGCCGTCCCCAACGAATGGGGCAAGCGCGTCCTCGAAGGCCGCCTCGCCCCGCTGATCAGCGACGCGCTCAGCCGTGAGTGCGGCCGCCCCATCCGGATCGCCATCACCGTGGACGACTCCGCCGGCGAGCCCGCGCCCCCCGCTCCTCCCGTCCAGCAGCAGGGCGGGTACGAGCCGTACGGCGGCCAGCGCCCCGGCGACGACCAGCTCCCCACCGCGCGCCCGGCCTACCCGGACTACCAGCAGCAGCGCCCCGAGCCCGGCGCCTGGCCCCGCGGCGGCCAACAGGACGACTACGGCTGGCAGCAGCCGCGCCTCGGTGGCTTCCCCGAACGCGACCCGTACGCCTCCCCGCAGCCCGGCTACCTCCAGCAGCCCGAGCCCTCCGGCTACGACCAGGGCTCCTACGAGCAGCAGAAGTACGAGCAGTCCGCGTACGAGGCCCAGCAGAAGCACCAGTCCCATCAATACGAGCAGCAGCCGTACGAGCCCCAGCAGTACGAGCAGCCGGCGCCGCGCCAGGCCCCCGGCCGGCCTGCGGCGCCGCCGTCCCCGTCCGGCGGCTCCACCTCGGGCCCGCTGGAGCCGACCGCGCGGCTGAACCCCAAGTACCTCTTCGACACCTTCGTCATCGGCGCCTCCAACCGCTTCGCGCACGCCGCCGCGGTGGCCGTCGCCGAGGCACCCGCGAAGGCCTACAACCCCCTCTTCGTCTACGGGGAGTCGGGCCTCGGCAAGACGCACCTGCTGCACGCCATCGGGCACTACGCGCGAAGCCTCTACCCGGGCACCCGGGTGCGGTACGTGAGCTCCGAGGAGTTCACGAACGAGTTCATCAACTCCATCCGCGACGGCAAGGGCGACGCGTTCCGCAAGCGCTACCGCGAGATGGACATCCTCCTCGTCGACGACATCCAGTTCCTCGCGAGCAAGGAGTCGACGCAGGAGGAGTTCTTCCACACCTTCAACACGCTCCACAACGCGAACAAGCAGATCGTGCTCTCCTCCGACCGGCCGCCCAAGCAGCTGGTCACCCTGGAGGACCGGCTCCGCAACCGCTTCGAGTGGGGCCTGATCACCGACGTCCAGCCGCCGGAGCTGGAGACCCGCATCGCGATCCTGCGCAAGAAGGCCGTCCAGGAGCAGCTCAACGCCCCTCCGGAGGTACTGGAGTTCATCGCCTCCCGCATCTCGCGCAACATCCGCGAGCTGGAGGGGGCGCTGATCCGGGTCACGGCCTTCGCGAGCCTCAACCGGCAGCCGGTCGACCTGGGCCTCACCGAGGACGTCCTGAAGAACCTGATCCCGGGCGGCGAGGACAGCGCACCGGAGATCACCGCCTCCGACATCATGGCGGCCACCGCGGACTACTTCGGCCTGACCGTGGACGACCTGTGCGGCTCCTCGCGCAGCCGGGTCCTGGTCACCGCCCGGCAGATCGCCATGTACCTGTGCCGGGAGCTCACCGACCTCTCCCTGCCCAAGATCGGGGCGCAGTTCGGCGGCCGCGACCACACGACCGTCATGCACGCGGACCGCAAGATCCGCGCTCTGATGGCCGAGCGCCGCTCCATCTACAACCAGGTCACCGAGCTCACCAACCGCATCAAGAACGCCTGA
- the recF gene encoding DNA replication/repair protein RecF (All proteins in this family for which functions are known are DNA-binding proteins that assist the filamentation of RecA onto DNA for the initiation of recombination or recombinational repair.) translates to MHVSHLSLADFRSYARAEVPLDPGVTAFVGPNGQGKTNLVEAIGYLATLGSHRVSSDAPLVRMGADRAIIRAAVTQGERQQLVELELNPGRANRARINRSSQVRPRDVLGIIRTVLFAPEDLALVKGDPGERRRFLDELVTARSPRMAAVRSDYERVLKQRNTLLKSVAMARRHGGRSLDLSTLDVWDQHLARVGAELLAQRLDLIATLLPLADKAYEQLAPGGGPLGLAYKSSAGEPVDSGAARTREALYEVLLAALAEVRKQEIERGVTLVGPHRDDVVLRLGELPAKGYASHGESWSYALALRLASYELLRSEGSEPVLILDDVFAELDARRRERLAELVAPGEQVLVTAAVDDDVPGVLVGARFGVSGGEVTRL, encoded by the coding sequence ATGCACGTTTCGCATCTCTCATTGGCCGACTTCCGCTCGTACGCCCGGGCCGAGGTTCCCCTCGACCCGGGCGTCACCGCTTTCGTGGGCCCCAACGGCCAGGGGAAGACCAACCTCGTCGAGGCGATCGGCTACCTCGCGACCCTCGGCAGCCACCGGGTCTCCTCGGACGCCCCGCTCGTGCGGATGGGCGCGGACCGGGCCATCATCCGCGCGGCCGTCACCCAGGGCGAGCGGCAGCAGCTGGTGGAGCTTGAGCTCAATCCCGGCCGGGCGAACCGGGCCCGGATCAACCGTTCCTCGCAGGTCAGGCCGCGGGACGTGCTGGGGATCATACGGACGGTGCTGTTCGCACCGGAGGACCTGGCCCTGGTCAAGGGCGACCCGGGCGAGCGGCGGCGGTTCCTGGACGAGCTGGTCACGGCGCGCTCGCCGCGGATGGCCGCGGTCCGCTCCGACTACGAGCGGGTGCTCAAGCAGCGCAACACCCTGCTGAAGTCGGTGGCGATGGCCCGCCGGCACGGCGGCCGTTCCCTGGACCTCTCCACCCTCGACGTGTGGGACCAGCACCTCGCGCGCGTCGGCGCGGAGCTGCTCGCCCAGCGGCTGGACCTGATCGCGACCCTGCTGCCCCTGGCGGACAAGGCCTACGAGCAGCTCGCGCCCGGCGGCGGCCCGCTGGGGCTGGCGTACAAGTCCTCGGCCGGCGAGCCGGTGGACAGCGGCGCGGCGCGCACCCGCGAGGCCCTCTACGAGGTGCTGCTGGCCGCGCTGGCCGAGGTGCGCAAGCAGGAGATCGAGCGCGGTGTGACCCTGGTGGGACCGCACCGCGACGACGTGGTGCTGCGGCTCGGGGAGCTGCCCGCGAAGGGGTACGCGAGCCACGGGGAGTCGTGGTCGTACGCGCTGGCGCTCCGGCTGGCCTCCTACGAGCTGCTGCGCTCGGAGGGCAGCGAGCCGGTGCTGATCCTGGACGACGTGTTCGCCGAGCTGGACGCGCGGCGCCGGGAGCGGCTGGCGGAGCTGGTGGCCCCGGGCGAGCAGGTACTGGTGACGGCGGCGGTCGACGACGACGTCCCGGGGGTGCTGGTGGGAGCGCGGTTCGGGGTGTCCGGCGGTGAGGTGACCCGGCTGTGA
- a CDS encoding DUF721 domain-containing protein, whose product MNEHPKDPQEGRRTPEASGVDLARQALAAAREQARARGNAAGGKKRQQPGLRSGARADGRDPMPLMAALDRLRTERGWEMPMAVAGVMERWPEIVGPEIAAHCEPERYEDRELVVRCDSSAWAAQLKLLAPQLVARLNADLGQGTVRLIKVQGPGGRPKGYGPWRAPGSKGPGDTYG is encoded by the coding sequence GTGAACGAGCACCCCAAGGACCCGCAGGAGGGTCGCAGGACCCCGGAGGCCTCCGGGGTGGACCTCGCGCGCCAGGCCCTCGCGGCGGCGCGCGAGCAGGCGCGGGCCCGGGGCAACGCGGCCGGCGGGAAGAAGCGCCAGCAGCCGGGGCTGCGCTCGGGAGCCCGCGCGGACGGCCGGGACCCGATGCCGCTCATGGCGGCGCTGGACCGGCTGCGCACCGAACGCGGCTGGGAGATGCCGATGGCGGTGGCGGGCGTCATGGAGCGCTGGCCGGAGATCGTCGGCCCGGAGATCGCGGCCCACTGTGAACCGGAACGCTACGAGGACCGTGAGCTCGTCGTGCGGTGCGATTCCTCGGCGTGGGCCGCGCAGCTGAAGCTGCTGGCCCCGCAGCTGGTCGCGCGGCTGAACGCGGATCTGGGGCAGGGCACCGTACGCCTGATCAAGGTCCAGGGGCCCGGCGGACGGCCGAAGGGCTACGGGCCGTGGCGGGCGCCGGGCAGCAAGGGACCGGGCGACACCTACGGGTGA
- the gyrB gene encoding DNA topoisomerase (ATP-hydrolyzing) subunit B, which yields MLCQKGRFVADSGDSNEKNYDASAIQVLEGLDAVRKRPGMYIGSTGERGLHHLVYEVVDNSVDEALAGHADTIDVTILADGGVRVIDNGRGIPVGIVPSEGKPAVEVVLTVLHAGGKFGGGGYAVSGGLHGVGVSVVNALSTKVAVEVKTDGHRWTQDYKLGVPTAPLAKNEETEKTGTSVTFWADGDIFETTEYSFETLSRRFQEMAFLNKGLTLSLTDERESAKATAGADDPDADAAEPQARTVKYYYEGGIVDFVKYLNSRKGELIHPTVIDVEAEDKERMLSVEIAMQWNSQYTEGVYSFANTIHTHEGGTHEEGFRAALTGLVNRYARDKKLLREKDDNLAGEDIREGLTAIISVKLGEPQFEGQTKTKLGNTEAKTFVQKVVHEHLNDWFDRNPVEAADIIRKSIQAATARVAARKARDLTRRKGLLESASLPGKLSDCQSNDPTKCEIFIVEGDSAGGSAKSGRNPMYQAILPIRGKILNVEKARIDKILQNTEVQALISAFGTGVHEDFDIEKLRYHKIILMADADVDGQHINTLLLTFLFRFMRPLVEAGHVYLSRPPLYKIKWGRDDFEYAYSDRERDALVELGKQNGKRIKEDSIQRFKGLGEMNAEELRVTTMDVDHRVLGQVTLDDAAQADDLFSVLMGEDVEARRSFIQRNAKDVRFLDI from the coding sequence GTGCTGTGCCAGAAAGGGCGCTTCGTGGCCGATTCCGGCGACTCCAACGAGAAGAATTACGACGCCAGTGCGATCCAGGTCCTCGAGGGCCTGGACGCGGTCCGCAAGCGGCCGGGTATGTACATCGGCTCGACGGGTGAGCGTGGTCTGCACCACCTCGTCTACGAGGTCGTCGACAACTCGGTCGACGAGGCGCTGGCCGGACACGCGGACACCATCGACGTGACGATCCTCGCCGACGGTGGGGTGCGCGTGATCGACAACGGTCGCGGCATCCCGGTCGGCATCGTTCCGTCCGAGGGCAAGCCGGCCGTCGAGGTCGTCCTGACGGTCCTGCACGCGGGCGGCAAGTTCGGCGGCGGCGGCTACGCCGTCTCCGGTGGTCTGCACGGCGTCGGCGTGTCCGTGGTGAACGCGCTGTCGACCAAGGTCGCGGTCGAGGTCAAGACGGACGGCCACCGCTGGACGCAGGACTACAAGCTGGGCGTGCCGACGGCCCCGCTGGCCAAGAACGAGGAGACGGAGAAGACCGGCACCTCGGTCACCTTCTGGGCCGACGGCGACATCTTCGAGACGACCGAGTACTCCTTCGAGACGCTGTCGCGGCGCTTCCAGGAGATGGCCTTCCTCAACAAGGGCCTGACCCTGTCGCTGACCGACGAGCGCGAGTCGGCGAAGGCCACCGCGGGCGCCGACGACCCGGACGCGGACGCGGCCGAGCCCCAGGCGCGCACGGTGAAGTACTACTACGAGGGCGGCATCGTCGACTTCGTGAAGTACCTCAACTCGCGCAAGGGTGAGCTCATCCACCCGACCGTCATCGACGTCGAGGCCGAGGACAAGGAGCGGATGCTCTCGGTCGAGATCGCGATGCAGTGGAACTCGCAGTACACGGAGGGCGTCTACTCCTTCGCGAACACGATCCACACGCACGAGGGCGGTACGCACGAGGAGGGCTTCCGTGCGGCGCTGACGGGTCTGGTGAACCGTTACGCGCGCGACAAGAAGCTGCTGCGCGAGAAGGACGACAACCTCGCCGGCGAGGACATCCGCGAGGGTCTGACGGCGATCATCTCGGTCAAGCTGGGCGAGCCCCAGTTCGAGGGCCAGACGAAGACCAAGCTGGGCAACACCGAGGCCAAGACCTTCGTGCAGAAGGTCGTCCACGAGCACCTCAACGACTGGTTCGACCGCAACCCGGTCGAGGCGGCCGACATCATCCGCAAGTCGATCCAGGCGGCCACGGCGCGCGTCGCGGCCCGCAAGGCCCGTGACCTCACCCGTCGCAAGGGCCTGCTGGAGAGCGCCTCGCTGCCGGGCAAGCTGTCCGACTGCCAGTCGAACGACCCGACCAAGTGCGAGATCTTCATCGTCGAGGGCGACTCGGCCGGTGGCTCCGCGAAGTCCGGCCGCAACCCGATGTACCAGGCCATCCTGCCCATCCGCGGCAAGATCCTGAACGTCGAGAAGGCCCGTATCGACAAGATCCTCCAGAACACCGAGGTCCAGGCGCTGATCAGCGCCTTCGGTACCGGTGTGCACGAGGACTTCGACATCGAGAAGCTCCGCTATCACAAGATCATCTTGATGGCGGACGCCGACGTCGACGGCCAGCACATCAACACCCTGCTGCTGACCTTCCTCTTCCGCTTCATGCGGCCGCTGGTCGAGGCCGGTCACGTGTACCTGTCGCGCCCGCCCCTCTACAAGATCAAGTGGGGCCGGGACGACTTCGAGTACGCGTACTCGGACCGCGAGCGCGACGCGCTGGTGGAGCTCGGCAAGCAGAACGGCAAGCGGATCAAGGAAGACTCGATCCAGCGCTTCAAGGGTCTGGGCGAGATGAACGCCGAGGAACTGCGCGTCACCACCATGGACGTGGACCACCGTGTCCTCGGCCAGGTCACCCTCGACGACGCGGCGCAGGCCGACGACCTGTTCTCGGTGCTGATGGGTGAGGACGTCGAGGCGCGGCGCTCCTTCATCCAGCGCAACGCCAAGGACGTCCGCTTCCTCGACATCTGA
- the dnaN gene encoding DNA polymerase III subunit beta, whose protein sequence is MKIRVERDVLAEAVAWAARSLPARPPVPVLAGLLLKAEEGTLSLSGFDYEVSARVSVEADVEEDGTVLVSGRLLADICRALPNRPVEISTDGVRATVVCGSSRFTLHTLPVEEYPALPQMPTATGTVAGEVFASAAKQVATAAGRDDTLPVLTGVRIEIEGDRVTLASTDRYRFAVREFLWKPENPDASAVALVPAKTLQEIANSLTSGDTVTLALSGSGAGEGLIGFEGAGRRTTTRLLEGDLPKYRTLFPTEFNSIAVIETAPFVEAVKRVALVAERNTPVRLSFEKGVLILEAGSSDDAQAVERVDAQLDGDDISIAFNPTFLLDGLSAIASPVAQLSFTTSTKPALLSGRPAIDAEADEAYKYLIMPVRLSG, encoded by the coding sequence GTGAAGATCCGGGTGGAGCGCGACGTACTCGCGGAGGCGGTGGCTTGGGCCGCCCGTAGCCTCCCGGCCCGGCCGCCGGTGCCCGTTCTCGCGGGCCTGCTGCTGAAGGCCGAGGAGGGCACTTTGAGCCTCTCCGGCTTCGACTACGAGGTCTCGGCCCGGGTCTCCGTCGAGGCGGACGTCGAGGAGGACGGCACCGTCCTGGTCTCCGGCCGGCTGCTCGCCGACATCTGCCGCGCCCTCCCCAACCGGCCGGTGGAGATTTCCACAGACGGTGTACGGGCGACCGTGGTCTGCGGCTCCTCGCGCTTCACCCTCCACACCCTGCCCGTGGAGGAGTACCCGGCACTGCCGCAGATGCCGACCGCGACCGGCACCGTGGCCGGCGAGGTCTTCGCCTCAGCCGCCAAGCAGGTCGCCACTGCCGCCGGCCGTGACGACACGCTGCCGGTGCTGACCGGTGTCCGCATCGAGATCGAGGGCGACCGCGTCACCCTGGCCTCCACCGACCGCTACCGCTTCGCGGTCCGCGAGTTCCTGTGGAAGCCGGAGAACCCGGACGCGTCGGCCGTGGCCCTGGTGCCCGCCAAGACGCTCCAGGAGATCGCCAACTCGCTGACCAGCGGTGACACGGTCACCCTGGCGCTGTCCGGCTCCGGTGCGGGCGAGGGCCTGATCGGTTTCGAGGGCGCCGGCCGCCGCACCACCACCCGGCTGCTCGAAGGCGACCTGCCCAAGTACCGGACGCTGTTCCCGACGGAGTTCAACTCGATCGCGGTGATCGAGACCGCACCCTTCGTCGAGGCCGTCAAGCGCGTGGCCCTGGTGGCCGAGCGCAACACCCCGGTCCGCCTCAGCTTCGAGAAGGGCGTGCTGATCCTGGAGGCCGGCTCCTCCGACGACGCACAGGCTGTGGAAAGGGTCGACGCCCAGCTGGACGGCGACGACATCTCGATCGCCTTCAACCCGACCTTCCTGCTGGACGGCCTGAGCGCGATCGCCTCCCCGGTGGCCCAGCTCAGCTTCACCACGTCGACGAAGCCCGCGCTGCTCAGCGGCCGCCCGGCGATCGACGCGGAGGCCGACGAGGCCTACAAGTACCTGATCATGCCGGTGCGCCTGTCCGGCTGA
- the gnd gene encoding phosphogluconate dehydrogenase (NAD(+)-dependent, decarboxylating), which translates to MELGLVGLGKMGGNMRERIRRAGHTVIGYDRNPDLADVHSLQELVDSLQAPRVVWVMVPAGAATQSTVDELAELLSPGDIVVDGGNSRWTDDEKHAEELKAKGIGFVDCGVSGGVWGLENGYALMYGGAAEDVARVQPVFDALKPEGEFGAVHAGKVGAGHFAKMVHNGIEYAMMQAYAEGWELLEKVDSVTDVREVFRSWQEGTVIRSWLLDLAVNALDEDEHLEQLRGFAQDSGEGRWTVEAAIDNAVPLPAITASLFARFASRQDDSPQMKMIAALRNQFGGHAVEKK; encoded by the coding sequence ATGGAGCTTGGTCTCGTCGGTCTCGGCAAGATGGGCGGCAACATGCGCGAGCGCATCCGCCGCGCAGGCCACACCGTCATCGGATACGACCGCAACCCGGACCTCGCGGATGTCCACAGCCTGCAGGAGCTTGTGGACAGCCTGCAGGCCCCCCGCGTCGTGTGGGTCATGGTCCCGGCCGGTGCGGCCACCCAGTCCACCGTCGACGAGCTCGCCGAGCTGCTGTCGCCCGGTGACATCGTCGTCGACGGCGGGAACTCCCGCTGGACCGACGACGAGAAGCACGCCGAGGAGCTGAAGGCCAAGGGCATCGGCTTCGTCGACTGCGGTGTCTCCGGCGGCGTGTGGGGCCTGGAGAACGGCTACGCGCTCATGTACGGCGGCGCCGCCGAGGACGTGGCCCGCGTACAGCCGGTCTTCGACGCCCTCAAGCCCGAGGGTGAGTTCGGCGCCGTGCACGCGGGCAAGGTCGGCGCGGGCCACTTCGCGAAGATGGTCCACAACGGCATCGAGTACGCCATGATGCAGGCCTACGCCGAGGGCTGGGAGCTCCTGGAGAAGGTGGACTCGGTCACCGACGTCCGCGAGGTCTTCCGCTCCTGGCAGGAGGGCACCGTCATCCGTTCCTGGCTGCTGGACCTCGCCGTGAACGCCCTCGACGAGGACGAGCACCTGGAGCAGCTGCGCGGCTTCGCCCAGGACTCCGGCGAGGGACGCTGGACGGTGGAGGCGGCGATCGACAACGCCGTGCCGCTGCCCGCGATCACCGCGTCGCTCTTCGCGCGCTTCGCCTCGCGGCAGGACGACTCCCCGCAGATGAAGATGATCGCCGCGCTGCGCAACCAGTTCGGCGGCCACGCGGTCGAGAAGAAGTAG